The DNA sequence TAAAGGGTCAGAGTCTGTGCGATAAGACTAAAATAGAAGGAAACAATAGGGAAAAAGCATCTAAAGATTAGAAAGGCGAAATCGACGATCAAAGCTTCTTTTCGACATTGTTGCTTAGGCTTAGCGTTATTACTCTTGGGCATAAAACTGGCTTTCACTTTGCTCTCAGTAGGTGAAGAACATTGGTGCAGAAGACATCCTATAACGACATTCGTTTGTATCACATATTGATTATCTCAACAACGACTATTGAAGCTTTATCAACTCCCATCTCGATTATTATTTATCGATTATAATCACAAATTTAACAGTCAAGAAGAACCGGTAGTTCCTTCTCACACTTTTAAATATCCTTAACCTGAATAGATCATATAGGACCAGCAAATTAGACGATATATTCTGGTATACACTCCTGTGagtattgatcaaattcctTTCGATTCAAGTTTGTTTATTGCGAGACTTCGGATGTCTCACATATGTTGTCATCATTCCCAATCGGCCTGCAAGACATGTCTTGTCTTGCCTTCACCTAAATTCTCCATTTATCgtgttttccttttttggCTTTACCAAAACTGGATATCTTTTTCCATCAACTATGCTTGATCAGTCCATTTTACTATGTTTGATGTTTCATCACCACACCTTGGCCTTGACATTCTATGATTTTGGAATCAAACGATATGTCATAATCCCATTCTATTGCTTCATCtagctttcttagcttcttgGCGACAACCAAACAAACTTCTCCTTTTCGATACTTTAATATACCAAAacatcttttcttctttcattctgGCATTCATTAGATTtgtttttctgtttctgCAGCTCTGCGAGCAAATCTTCAAAACCCCTTTCTTCACTTCGATTTTTCTTTGTATCCTATGTTCTTGCCTTGATCACGTTCTTTTTCGCGTTTCATCACATTTGCTTTGACCTGTATCGACTAGTATTTCTCCCCTAGACAACGTAATCGCTTATAATCAATCGTTCTCAAATAGTATAGTCAACTTGGAGAGATATAAAACCATGTCATTGTTCGCTCCTAGACCAGAACAGGAGCGAGCTTCAGTACTCTTACCCAATGTCACTTGCTCAACTTGCTCAGCATCTATACCCTTGTCATCTTTAGGTGAACACCATTGCCCTGGTGCACCTTCCCGTGGATTAGCCAGCCGAAACGTGCCCAGGCCATCTCAAATCACGATACCGCAAGCTCGACCTGCAATGTCacatcaaccatcatcacaCTCACAAATTCGTGGACCATCGCCAACAGGAGTTCGACCACCTTTCGCCGGACCTTCCAGTGCTCGTCCTTCACCAACAGAATTAACGATACCTCGAAGACCATCAGCAGCAAATCTCTCCCCTCATGATGCCCAATCCAGCTCGTACGCTAATTACCCAAACCCGTCAGTTAAGACTCCATCCCCAACAAATCCTTTCTTCCCTCATCCCGATAACGCACAATCTGGTATCAACACAGTAGAACCTCAGTCATCACCAATGATAGATACTACGAGTGGCGGAGAATCAGGTATGGCAGGAGTTGGTAGAAGAGCTTTTGCTGCAGCTGCTTGGGGCGTTAGAGCTGGAGTTGCATTGGCCAAACAACATATCGAAGCACCTTTAACATCCCCTTCCTTCCAAACAAATAACCCAACATGGCCACAACCCCAGCCAGCTTCACAGCCTACACCTAGAGAACCCCCTTTACTACCGAAAGTACCTCTCAGTGGAAGACAACCTAATGCACCAAATCCTTCGTTCAGCAGTAGACCTGAAATTCACCATTCACATACAGCACCTTTACAATCTGCGAGCTCATACTCTCCTCCACGATCCAATACAACCGGATCCCCTCCCAgaagatcagcttcagccATGTCACATCGGTCCAATATCTCTTCACCACCCAGACGAAAAGAATCTCTTTCGTCCAATAGTAGCGGTCATTCCGGTCAAGGAGAAAGTTTATCTCAATTACTTAGAGCAAGAACCAATACTGCACCAGTAAAATCCAACAAACCAGGTTTCTTCGATAAAGTCAAAGAAATGCATGAAAGGAGTAATACCATATCTCCTGCTATGGGAGCAGGCATGGCTAGAAGTGGATCTGGAGGAAGTGGAAGTAATCGTCTGGTATCAAGTCCACAAACAACGACGTTTGAtctggaagatgatgatgaagattatgatgatcaacGCTCTGCTTTACCTTGGGCTACTCCTGCACTAGGCGAATCACCAGTCATTGATCGAGATTCTCAGACGACGGCAACGAGAAGATCAAAGGAAATGAAGCATCATCGATATCCTACTGCCGGTAGTGAAGTCTCTGCTTCAAGTAGTTCATCAAGTTCTAGATCAGGTAGATGGGGAGCAGCAAGTGGacctgaaactgaagaagttgTGACACCTTCACAAAGCTTAGAAATGCTATCTGAAAGGATAGACGGATCATCCCATCACACAGGTCATATCGATGCTAGTTTGAGAGGGATGGAAGGCAGAGATATTTTAGATCaaataggtgaagaagatgaagatgatgatgaaggtgatagagTTGTTTTTGGTACACCTACTGCAAGAGGCTTGAAAGGTGATCAAagatatttacctaattctcATTCGACATCAACTATAACTTCGTCCAGACCGTATCTACCTACAACCGTGCCacattcttcaccaaatagaatgaaaaatcaattagcatcaacatcaaccgACAATACACCAttaaaatctaaatcttATACACATAATCACTCACATAGTCATGGTCATTCACATAAATCatcgacatcatcaaattcaaacgAAAGTTTATTATCTTCGTCGCAGACACATTCACAATCATCTACcagtagtagtagaaggAAACAGAAGAATTGCGTTAAATGCGGTGAAATAGTTGGTGGATCAAAAAGATTCGTTGAgagtgaagaaggtatagttCTGTGTgagaaagattggaaaaaaaTGTATTTACCTTCATGTAGAAGatgtaatttacctatagAAAAATCTGCTGTATCAAGTTCAGATGGTcaattaaaaggtaaatggCATAGAAAATGTTTCACTTGTTTCAAATGtgataaaccatttgaagatttcgatttttACGTTTGGAATGGTAAACCTTTTTGTCAATTCCATTATCACGaagaaaagtgagttgaaatcAGCCTTTACTTTTCGATCATGATTGAAATAGGATTAATCGTAAAATAGAAAAAGCTGACTaaattttttttttcttttcttctctttttcagTGGTACATTATGCGCTTCGAAAACATGTAATCAACCAATTGAAGGTTCATGTATTCTAACATCCGGAGGACCCAATGCGAAAAGATTTCATCCAGGACATTTAAAATGTGATCATGTTGGTTCAGCATCAGCCTCAAAATTGTGTAAAGATACAATGGAAGAATATTATGAAATTAATGGTAAACATTATTGTGAAAAACATTTTAGTAATTATACAAATATAAACGTAAATGGTAATTCAAAAATGTTAAATGctgaaaagagaagaactaGATTAGTCGATTTACCTATTGGTGGATTTTAGATAAACTCAATTTTCAGAATCGGAAAAGGATTCGTTGTATCTTATCATTGCATTATAGTAAAATAAGTTGTACcacaaagaaaaagagaacTCTATATTATATTCTTCTTACAAAAAATATCGGacaattcttttaattcGTTAGATTACTTTTATATCTAGCATTTAATTTATATTCTTTATACAATATCACCTTCGGACATGGTTTTGGTTCTTATAGAAAGTATATTTATAGACATACACACATACATCACACCTATATTGCATGCGATATTATTTTGCATTGTACGTACGTGAACAGATTTTGCATTATTGTTTATGCTGTCGCTTATAGAGAATGGTAATTTGATGTCTATAATATCAATCCACTTGTCATTTTTGTAACTCATTGAAAGTACAACATCTATGCCATAAGAAGCTGATTGTTTTTCTCGTGTTATTGCTTTTATATACAAATTATACTTATATGCATAGTCTGATCGGAGACATGTAAATATGATTGTAATTGTGATAGATAATTCATCCCATGATTCCCGAAGTAATACTAATAACCTATAATCATTCTATTTATCTATGGTTTACCGAATTTAGGTACAAAAGTAGGTGCATCAGCTTTGGGTATAAAACTAGATGCTGCAGGTTGTAATCTTGGTTGTGATTGTGACTGTGTTTGAGATTGTGGtgtcgttgttgttggttGCGATACACTAGTTTTATTGCTTGATGtgtgatgatgctgattagattgagattgaagatGTGAATTAGCGTTTGAACCATTTGTTTGTTTAGAGTTCTTTGGAGAATGATTTGATCCATTAGATTGTTTAGGTGTTTTCGTTGTAACTTCACTTTGCTtaggttttgaaggtgttttCGTTTGTGTCTGTTTATTCCCATCATTGTCACCATCTctattacctttatttttagGTTTACCACCTCTGGATCCACCTCTTGGGTGACCGCCATCGATTCTGGGCTTCATGGTGTCTCCATTGATTGGCTCAGCGGAATCACCGTTCAGAGGTATAAGTCCGGGATTGTTGTTGTTagatttaccacctctacctttaGTCGTTGGGGTTCTCATTTTGCCTCTACCGGCTTTACCCCCTCTCCCAGTCGAAGAGGCGGTGTTGTTGGAAGAAGAACCTACACCAGATTCTTTAGCCActctagcttcttcctctgcCCACCATTTCatgaaatcttcttcttgcgctttatctttttcagcttctttctcttcttcttgaatctGTTTCAATGTTTTGGTCGGTTTTTTCATTGAATTCAATTCAGCTAGATCACGTTCATGTTGTTGTATCGCCAACAATGAGAATCCGGTGGTTATGTTAGGTGACATGGAAGGTACGATAGGAGGTGGTGCAGGCGAAAAATTCGGTGTAGTCCAAGCTGCTCCAGATCCCGACCCCGATCCTCCCATACCTATACCTCCGGAAACTTTCCGTTGAGGTGTACTTCCCGGTGCAGGAGGTGGCAGTTTCACAGGCGTTATCACCTTATTGGAAGCGGTTCTCTGAGGTATAGGCGATGACGTCGATGATGAAGGCTGTTGAGCTTGCTGAACAGATGACAAGGATGTTTTACGAGTTTCCATAGGTCGCCATGGACTACCTGATGCAGGTGGACTTTGAGTTGCATATGGAGCCTTggtaggtgtaggtaatggTGTAGGTAGAGGTCTAGAGGAGGATGATGGCCCCGTATAGCTGGCACCTGGAATAGCAGTAGGTCGACCTGGAGTCTTTTTGGCGACTTCTCCCGCCATAATACTTCGTAAATCGACTCTAATAAAGGATGTCAGCTGCTGCCTTAGGACTTCGGCAGGGGGGTCAACTTACTTTTCGGTTTCAACAGTCTTTGATCTCCAGACAGCCCCTTTTCCACCTTGATTAGGTGCCGCAGACAAGTCTAGCGGAGTGATGGGTCTATTGGCCTTTGGTGTGATCGCGCCCGAGGCCGTTGAAGGTGGAGTTGGTAGATCATCATCCATTTGGAAAATACCatcagctgctgaaggtaGCATCTCAGGTGATAACATAGgtgatggtggaggtggcaatttagctttttctttcgcTTTGGATGtgttggaagaagaaaaagtcaTAGTATCgacaggtgataaagctggAGATTTGGGTTTCCATTTAAATGGTTGTCTAATTCTAGGTTGTGGTATATCTTGTAGTAATAACCATTCACGATGTTTTTCCATTGCTTGTTTAACTAGTAATTGACTTCTTGACACTGATAATTTTTTACCCTGTTTCTGAGCGATGACCTCGCTCAGATCTTGTAGGACATCATTATCCATCTCATCCAGAAGACCAGATTCAAGCATTGTCTCCATACATGAAATGATATAGTCGAATATGCTGAGTTTGAGTGTATTGGCTTGATAAAAGGCTGCTTCTGTGGCAAGAGCAGCGGCATTGAATGCGTTACAATGTTTTATGATAGCTCGAGAACAGACAAGTACCAGTCGATCAAGCAACAATTCGGTAGCAGCGGCCAGCACCTCAAAGACAAAGTCTAAGAATTCATCAAGCGTTTCTTGATGTAGGTAATCGAATAAGTCGTCTTCCTCTCCTTCATGTATAAACCTAAACACCAATCTCATTGGAGTCCATTTGAGATGCTCCATATATACTGTGactctaccttcttctttcctccttgAAGTCCAATCTGAATCCGCAAACATGGCTTCGAAGAAAGGACATCTTGACCTTAGTATTGTTGAATTACATGAAATCTCTTTATCGGCTAATACCAAAGTTACATCACATTGAGTTTGCGTTGATGGTTGAAGTGTATACGAGGACGAGAAGAAAGCGTAAAGGTTTGCAGGAAGGGTAGATTGTGAGATGGGTTGTTTACTGGCTGAATTCAGAACGTTTGAAAGTGGTGCCAAGCCTAGATCCTCGGCTATTAATTTGAGATCGATCTTGATCTGACCTAAAGGTAATTTGAGTGAAGCGAATTTATCTTGAACTGCTCTAGCTACTCTTGCATCCCATAATGCCGATATATCATCTGAATAGATATATTGTAAAAGAAGTAGTACTACTAGAGGATGACAAGCTTTGATGTGTATAGCTTTCGAACCTCGatatttacctaatgatAGGTAATCTGATTTCCCTCTTCCAGCTAGGATATCTCTAAGCTTCGGCATTCGTAGTGAAAGCATTACACTGTGAGCTGGAATAGCTATATCCTTGACGACCAAGTGTATATCACTGCCAAGTAATGAATCACTCCATGCAAACAGAGAATCACCATCGTCATTACGCCATCTACTGAGTATCGTACAAAATCTAAAGGCTGTTGCTAAATCTTTGGTGATGGAGTTGGAActttcgtcttcatcatcatcctcaaccTTCTTTTTGAGCGCTTCTTCAAACTCATCCGCTGTCATCTGACTTTCGAATCGTCTGATATGCGGTTGAAGTAGGTatagatcttcttctaacgTTCGGCCATTCAGAGCAATGGGTGTAGCTTTAGCATCCACTCGAACAACTGCAAAAGCTCCTGATTCATTGACTGCTACCTTGATAACCCTTTGAAGATACGGTATTCGACGGAATTTCAGTTGACCGGAACCAGATTTCAGACGCTGTCTAACGAACACATGTCCTGATTGTGTACATATTATGACTGTTCCATCAGATCCCAATGCGACGTCCTTCAAAGCAGTGTTAGTGTATTCGAATCCGAACGTCATATATGTGAAAAGCTCACCTGCACAGCAGTAAAACTCTTTCGCAATGCCCAGATCATCTGAGGCTTGACGTTAACATGACCTCCGCGTGCATCCTTAGGTAGGTCTTCTAACGGATTAGGTAATGAAAAGGTGAAAACATCACCaatagatgataaagctgcGAACGAAGCACCACAGCTGGTaactttcttgatcattggTTTCAGCGTCGCTTGAGGAGGTCGGAATGGGAATGCTTCTGATAGCACTCGAGGAGTTGAGAAACTGATCTTAAAGGATGTATCTCGATGGAAACATAATACTTCGTATGTGTCAAGCAAACAGATCATGGCGTAATCTGTAAAAGCGATGTCAAGTACCGGCTGAGTAATCGATGTCACCCTACGGGGTACTATCTGAACAGGGTTCGAAGCTTTATCATAACCTGATTCTAGGAATTAGCTAACGAATGCTTCACTTTTTTAGCTAGACTTACCTAGATGACCTGCATTTGTACCCCAAGTCCAGACAGCATCTGATGTCCAACAGGCACTAGCCATTCTACCTGCTGCTACACCTCTTACAACCTCCTTCTTTAATGGTCCCACAATCCTTTTTGGTGAAATTTGAACTAAATCATCACCTGCGTTATGACCAGGTATAGGTTTTTCAGGAATTTCAATTGCATAACCTAACTGCGAAAATCTATTGTGACCCCAAGATAAAATATatccacctgaagctaaagctaaagtatGATCTTGACCTAAAGCAATATCGATGATATTATGTGGTAAATCcggtaaaggtaataattgTAATTGTGAATGTACTGATCTTCCTAATCTTCCATTTGAACCAAATCCACATAAACTTAAATTTCCTCTTTGTTCAGTTGTTATCACACCCGTATGTAATTTAGCCATTATTACACTTTTTACTCCAACATGATCAAATTTCTGATTTGGTTCAGATCTTCCAttagcttgagcttgtgTAAGTAAGTTGATATGATCAGGATATGTCTTATCCGATGCATCACCTGTACCGAGAGCGTAATTTCCTGCAGACTGCGCGTTAACTTCGGATTATGTGTAACTGCGTGGAAATGAGAAACTCACGATTTACTCCCCATACATATAAATCAGATCCGTCGACATCATGCGGGGGGTTAGTCTATTTTGGACAAAGGATCAGCTCATCTTTGACTATCACAAGGTCAAGAATGGTTCAACTTACGCCTTCAACAGTACCATTATACAGATCAAAAGCTGTCATTCCTTCTGAATCCTTGATACTAAGATCTATATCATTTCTCGCCAACAAATCTCTAGCTGCTTTTAGATTTCCAACGAATAAAGCTCTGTGTAGAGCAGTATATCCGGATTCTGAATCTTGCAAGTTGACCGAAATGGATGGATTCCGAAGTAGTATACCCAAGAATGTATATGAAATAGATgtcaaagaagaagctaCCAGATGAAGAACGCTAGTATGACATGcaaaatatcagcttcagctcGTGAACCCATTAAATGCAAGTATATTGGTACAGCATCAATAACGAAAAGAATATAGATACGTGGGGAGATACTCACGTTCTTCCTAGTTGATCTCTTTCATTGATATCAGTCTTGACAGGAATTGTGTTAAATCCAGTCATCGACCAAGATCTACCACCTGATGCACTCCCTGGGTCCTTATTggcattattattattcttccatcctcctcctcctcctcctcctcctccagTGTTACTGTTATCAAGCTCTTGACGAAAAGCTTTGATATTACCATTATGATAATGTACGTGAAGATTAGGCATAACCACTTAAGTTGGTTTGTTGAGACCAGTCAAACCGTAGTCTAGACGGGTCAAACACTAATAAAAACTTGAATTTCGAGGAAGGTAGCCTCGATCAAGTTTCTAATTAGCGATTTTCTATTAACAATTTGATTGACAGATGTAAGTTTGATAGCTTGAGAATACTCGCTTTCTTCCTGTAGACAAGAACACAAGTTGAGTTAGGTTACTAAGAGTAATATCCAAAGTTTACGATTAGGTGGCAAATTGTCGTATTTCTGCCAAGATTAATCCCGATATTTGTTGAGATCTGGTATCCAAAATTCTGCTATGTTTAAGCTGATTAGTCCCTTGCAGGTGTAGGTAGGTGACGAGCAGCAGATGCGGTATAGTATGTACAAAGTAAAGTGTAAAAAGCAGTTCAAATATAGCCATTAAGCAATTTTCGATCTCATTTCATGACTTTGAACGTGTTTGACGTCGGTGGAGGCGGCAATCAATTGATTCCTATATAGTCATCCTCCAAATTCCCGAAACTCCCCCTTAAATAAGCTGAGGTACTCAATCAGCCAATCATTATTACTACAAAACATCAAATGCATGTTTGAATGCTCGTCGTCCTGATGTACGACAGGGTGCAAGAAGACTATCATGCAATGAAAAACTAGGATTGGGTTCAAATAATGCATAAAACATAAATGATATAATCGATTAAATAGTTGTACCCTATAATATGGACCGAACATCATCCCTCATATCCGAGTTGGTGAGTAACAAGGGGACGTACATCCTCCAGAGCGCGGAGGAGACGTGACAAGTTTTTCTTGGTGTTCCTAAAATAGCAAGTCGACATTGGTAATCATCGCTCGCAGAGTGTTAAGCACCGTTGTTGTCAAATTGACAAAGgggagaaggagaagattgGAAGGTGATATGAGGAAAAACCTCGAAGTAATGAAATGATATACACTTGGGCAAAAAGCGTAAAAGACGCCTTTATATCCAGATTTTTCCCATATCTCCTAAAGAATCCTTCCTTCTTAACATTTCAAAACAAGCCAATGAAAGAGCATGTCCAGCGTCTGTGAAGTATGGACCTCGTAAATTGGCTTAAAGCCTCGAGGTTATAGCAAATGAACGCTGACTTCCGAAGAAGTTGGGTTGCTCTTCGCTTGTGCAACGCCTTTCGCTAACACCGCAGAACAGGGTGAAAGCGAGATTGTGGGTTGCTGAGCGGGGGACGAAGTAGACGGATAAATGTAGTGTAAAGTCAGTGATTGTATTGGTGTGGATCATAGACGTTCGTTAAGATTGCATGCAATGGAAGTGAAAATACACTGCAATAATGGAAAGGTTAGCCTTGAGATATCAAGTTGAGAGACCTGAGGCTGAAACTCACAATTGTACATAATCTATCGGTCTGATGAGAAGAAACAAAGAAGGTTAGCAGCTGTATAATATGGTCTCTATAATCGCAGCTGAACTTACAAAACTCATGAGTCTCGTCAGACTTCTTGACGACTCCCTATAAAGGATATAGATTGTAAGTaaacgaaagaagaaggaaagaaggaaagaagataGATGTAGAAATAGTTTGGATAGACAAGTGCGTTTTGAACTTTTTACAAGCTTTGACGCGTGAATAGCGGTATTTTACGGAATTATGTTTTGTGTGAAATAAATGTGGCATATTCGAACTCACCTTCCATGCTTCCTCAAAGTCAATCGGTAATATGACGTATCGGTTCTTCCTTACAGCTGTTTTTGTGCAAAGATTAGCTATTTGAGTATGCAAGACTCATTGAAGCTCAGCCTACCTTGGAGACCCGCAGATTGACAAATAGATGCAATTTGAGCTGAACTCAATTGATCAGGTCGAGATACGTCTAACAATGCAAGTAGCTGTTAATAGTTGTTCTCGATCAGCTATACGGGTGCACTCACAATCTTCTAAATCCACATCTGGACCCAAGTTCATTTTCGATGTTACGGTTTGGAAGATTAATCgtctttctcttcttgaaGGTAGAGGCATCTCGATCTTTCTATCTAATCGACCGGGACGAAGTAAAGCAGGATCCAAAGTATCGGCTCGATTGGTAGCCATGATAACCTGTGATAAGTCAATCAGTTAACACATGTTGGTAAGAATCGACATGATCTAACTGACTTTAACGGTAGTTTGTTGATCGAAACCATCCATCTGATTCAATAATTCCAGTAAGATACGTTGTACTTCTCTATCTGAACCAGTCTGAGCATCGAAACGTTTTGTAGCGATAGCATCTACTTCGTCTATAAAGATAATACAAGGTGAATTTTCTCTAGCCAACCTGAACACATCTCGTACCATACGAGGACCCTGTGATGATTAAGTATCAGCTGAAACTCTAGGGGAGATGCAGATCAAAGCATCTTACTTCACCCAAGTATTTCTGTACAAACTCTGAACCGACTACTCTaatgaaagaagctgaagttgaatttgcaACAGCTTTGACTAACATTGTTTTACCGGTACCTGTGGCAATCCCAAATTTCATGATCAGCTTACTTTCCAAGCGGTGAGcaggaagaagctgaatatgGGGACTTACCTGGTGGACCGTAAAGTAAGACACCTCTAGGGGGATCTATACCGATTTTTCTATATAAATCCATTTGAATCAAAGGTAATTCAACAGCTTCTCtaatttcttgtttttgacTATCCAATCCACCAATATCACTATATTTTACA is a window from the Kwoniella dendrophila CBS 6074 chromosome 6, complete sequence genome containing:
- a CDS encoding 26S protease regulatory subunit 6B produces the protein MEEIGIDLKLEDPTLPSQISEKQALLDSLPTSDAELYSTWKRLEGHREFLELQEEYIRDETQNLRRELLRAQEEVKRIQSVPLVIGQFLEPVDERRGIVGSTTGSNYVVRILSTLDRELLKPSSSVALHRHSNALVDILPPEADSSISMLGSDEKPDVKYSDIGGLDSQKQEIREAVELPLIQMDLYRKIGIDPPRGVLLYGPPGTGKTMLVKAVANSTSASFIRVVGSEFVQKYLGEGPRMVRDVFRLARENSPCIIFIDEVDAIATKRFDAQTGSDREVQRILLELLNQMDGFDQQTTVKVIMATNRADTLDPALLRPGRLDRKIEMPLPSRRERRLIFQTVTSKMNLGPDVDLEDYVSRPDQLSSAQIASICQSAGLQAVRKNRYVILPIDFEEAWKGVVKKSDETHEFCKFSCDYRDHIIQLLTFFVSSHQTDRLCTICIFTSIACNLNERL